A single Phragmites australis chromosome 4, lpPhrAust1.1, whole genome shotgun sequence DNA region contains:
- the LOC133914246 gene encoding dof zinc finger protein DOF3.1-like, which produces MAGQVMEAQAQLQRAVTLAQLPPSCKNNNLTTTTMPATSGSNTTTTTAAEIAYLRQVQNAAAEANNHSGNGGARGEQCPRCASHDTKFCYYNNYNTSQPRHFCRACRRYWTLGGSLRNVPIGGSTRKRPRLAHPPPSARRPPAHVFGLGGAPPMPPPPSQGLLGSLFALSAAPLLEGRGAGFDLGLGLPPAGPFSSGEVGLQMQGIGPIGLRVGGGPAGASQLFWPTGLLDNDGVDTWKVPSAGASAMWPDFSAAAQAGGLMHGGAQLM; this is translated from the coding sequence ATGGCAGGCCAAGTAATGGAAGCTCAGGCGCAGCTGCAGCGTGCCGTGACGCTAGCCCAGCTACCGCCCAGCTGCAAGAACAACAACCTCACGACGACGACAATGCCGGCCACCTCCGGCTCCAACACCACCACTACCACGGCGGCCGAAATTGCGTACCTCCGACAGGTGCAGAACGCCGCGGCCGAGGCGAACAACCACAGTGGCAACGGCGGCGCGCGGGGGGAGCAGTGCCCGCGGTGCGCGTCGCACGACACCAAGTTCTGCTACTACAACAACTACAACACATCGCAGCCGCGCCACTTCTGCCGCGCCTGCCGCCGCTACTGGACGCTGGGGGGGTCCCTGCGCAACGTCCCCATCGGCGGCTCCACTCGCAAGCGCCCGCGGCTGGCGCATCCTCCGCCGTCGGCGCGCCGCCCTCCGGCACACGTCTTCGGTCTCGGCGGCGCACCTCCGATGCCCCCACCGCCGTCGCAGGGCCTCCTCGGCTCGCTGTTCGCGCTCAGCGCGGCGCCGCTGCTGGAGGGGCGCGGCGCAGGGTTCGACCTTGGCCTCGGGCTGCCGCCAGCCGGGCCCTTCAGCTCCGGCGAGGTGGGTTTGCAAATGCAAGGTATCGGACCTATCGGTCTCCGGGTTGGTGGTGGTCCTGCTGGGGCGTCGCAGCTGTTCTGGCCCACCGGGCTGCTGGACAACGACGGCGTGGACACGTGGAAGGTGCCCAGCGCCGGGGCCAGTGCAATGTGGCCGGATTTCTCTGCGGCGGCACAGGCAGGCGGGCTGATGCATGGTGGGGCCCAGTTGATGTGA